From the genome of Amycolatopsis sp. NBC_01488, one region includes:
- a CDS encoding SsgA family sporulation/cell division regulator, whose amino-acid sequence MQTDAVHQSQFVVLNESTTPVLSRLSYHAEEPFAVTVAFRTERGRWIEWTFARDLLVSGLDEPAGLGDVRIRPDLSEDEDFLTLEIESPDGYASFDLETEDIRTFLEASYELVPLGEESAHFDVDGLIEEISNV is encoded by the coding sequence ATGCAGACCGACGCCGTTCACCAGAGCCAGTTCGTGGTGCTGAACGAGAGCACCACGCCCGTCCTGTCCCGCCTCTCCTACCACGCCGAGGAGCCGTTCGCGGTCACCGTGGCGTTCCGGACCGAGCGCGGCCGGTGGATCGAATGGACCTTCGCGCGTGACCTCCTCGTGTCCGGCCTCGACGAGCCGGCCGGGCTCGGGGACGTCCGGATCCGCCCGGACCTGTCCGAGGACGAGGACTTCCTGACCCTGGAAATCGAGTCACCGGACGGCTATGCGTCGTTCGACCTGGAGACCGAAGACATCCGGACGTTCCTCGAGGCGTCCTACGAGCTGGTGCCGCTCGGCGAAGAGAGCGCGCACTTCGACGTCGACGGGCTGATCGAGGAGATCAGCAACGTCTGA